CTGCGATCTCACCTGGTTAACGGTGAATAATCTCGGGGTATTACCATAGTTGCCCTTAATCACAaaacgtaaaagaaaaattaaatattcgtgTCGCACGTAAACAAAgacgtaaattatataaacggGACACGAAGTAAACAATGGAAATTATTCTAAGAAACGACGCGCGCGCGCACctctcgataaaataaaaacaaaacttaaaaatacaaatgaaactACGCAACAGGCATTTAGGACGCCTTGTCTAATTAAATGACTCTTGAAACGTACTTGCGTCACCCGTGGCGACAACGGCTGAGGGTGGGAAAATGACAAAATACCAGCCGGAGAGTGCGGCGAGAGTCGCGCTGCCACAGACACTTGTTGACCACTGTTAAAATTACTGTTTACAATAGGGCTAGAAACAAACGAAGAACGTCAGATACTtgcagaaaaattattaattttactaattattaacTTACTGTTGTGGTAACGTCGAAGGATGAGAATACGAATGAGCAAGTCGATGACCGGAAGGCATCTGGACGGATCCCCCATAACCTGGAGACACTTGTGAATCTGGAACACTCGACCGCTGAgaacaatataatttatcaattgcGTGTAATAGGTTTGtgattttatgtaataactCCAGACTAACTCTGTAATTACCTGTAACGATACATTTGGCGCAACAGTATTGTTCAAAAGGTTGTCGATATTGTGAATTCCGGTAGTAATTTGGTCCGTAGCTGTAGCATTGGAAGGAATGAGTaactgctgttgctgctgttgctgcagCAACCTCTGCTTCaactgttgctgttgttgttgttgtatCATTTTCGTCCGTTGCTGTTGCATTTGTAATTGCTGCTGTTGCGTGAATTGAGCGGTCGTCTGCCTGACGCCCGGTTGCGTGTTAAACCTCATCCTTGACTGTTGTTGATATATCGGTGGTGGCTGGTAACTATGACTCGTCGTTACAGGGGTGGTACCCAactaaaattatatcgttcataaatattaattattacgagcatgtaataccgtgtaacgaaTACACGCGACAAGTAATATCGATAGAGCTACCAGTACGGTCGATGTTAAAAGTAATACGTGCGTATATTTAAACGTATATTACGATTATCGCAGACCCGTTATAAAAATACGCGCGAAAAGGATATCAACTTACTGCTGTAGAGTAAGCTGGAGGCGTGCCAGGAATTGTTATGGTGGAAGACGTTGGATTTACGGCAGTCTCGCATAACATCAACGACTTCTGTATCGCGTTAATCGCCATCTTCTCGTTCAACGCGTTGTTTTGCGGTGCTTCGATTGCATCTAGGAGATTTGCTATCGCAGACGAAtctattgaataaaaattattatctataaTGATAATTACTTTCGCTGTCACACGCGAACAAATTGCACAAATAACCCTCGTGAGTGTATTAGCTTACTGCTAACGAGTATCTCTCGAACGAAGCATCATtaaaagaaagcaaaatcaCAAGGTTTATAATTATACCGTGACAGCGAAGGTATACAGTtgtatatctaaaatatattaaacataaagAAGTGAAAGACGAATATATATTAGACACGGTTCATGCGTTTAATGGcagtaataattaattgtattataccTGTGATAGCTTCATCCGGCACGAACTCGATAACTTGATCTAAGATATCGGAAAGATCAGGATCTGATGACTGGTTATCCCAACCACTGGGATCGGTGCTCGTTTGCCGATACTCCCCGCTGCCCGTAAATTCCGAATCTATTTGACCAATTTGAGGTCTTTGTTGCTATAAACAGGTAACAAGTctcgtaattatttattcaattattctgTAATTAGACAAAAagcaatattttaacaaagGAGTATAATAAACGATtgagtaattttataatataaaaaactgAATATTACCTGACTTAGCATATGAGTGAGGTAGGTATTGGTTGTTTGGCGAGGTAGTTGTCTCGACTGGCTTTGGAGAGGAGTACGTGCGGAAGTAGCGGTAGTCGTAATCGTATTATTGCCACCAACCGACTGCAAGCTGCCACCTGTCCAaggctgctgctgctgctgttgctgttgttgttgctgctgttgttgttgttgttgttgttgctgctgctgttgttgttgttgctgctgctgttgttgtggCTGGGATTGCGATTGTTGCgactgctgctgttgctgttggGATTTTAACCCTATGCGAAGCAGCTTGTCCTTACATAAGAGACGagaatatcaataaattatttaagcgTCTTGTTCAATTTCAATCGTTGAGACTTAAAAAGTAAAAGGACTGACTGTTCCAACTTTTAGAAAAGGAAGTACATACTATTCAACGCTATCATCGCAAAGATTAAATCTAAATTAAGATGCACGATAGAATctcttataaaaattttgtgaaatggagaagtttgaaaatattggcGAATTAATATCAGGATTGGATCATTTTCTAGATAGGTAACTATATTACtgagtaaattatataataatgtataataaaaaattcattctttCGAACctacattaaaattatcacGATCAGTATAATCAGAAAACTAACACTTCGCAAAattaggaaataattaaatatttaattacctgCGGGGTAGCCGATATCACAGATGCAGGTATTGGTGGGATAGTGGTTGGCTGAGGAGGTTGTTTGGCCAACAACGAAGCCAACATCTTGTTCCTCTCCCAGAGCTTGCTGGTCGCGTTAGTGGACGTGCCAGAAGAAGACACTTGATGCGATCCATCCATGGGTCGTTTCGCGGCTATGTTCACGTCACCATCTTCGCCAGGTCTCTTCTGACCGACTTGAGTGGAAACACCGTGTCCGACATTGTCGCTCGATTGAGACGGCGATGGCGTCGTGTTCCGAAATCCAAGACTTCGCAACAGAGAATCCTCTTCCCGAGTTTGTGACTTACACTATTCGAATTACTCTTTATTAACCAAACTGACACAACATTGtcaatttttccatattaaactttaacattttttatgtaaaaagactctatagaaaagaaacgagaactAAAACATCATTATATTGTATAGAAtgaaatcgaataattttgtacGTACATCTACATAGTATCAAACTATATCGAGGCTAAGCTTATCGCTACCTACCTGTTGTTCTTGTACTTTTCTCTCGTCATCTTGGTCTTTCAGAAGCTGTTGCAGAAGTTCGTTCCTCTTCTTTAAGCCAATGCGAGCCTCTTCATCCTCGTCGTCGTTCTTTTCGTTTAATAGCTTCAAAAGAAGAGATTacacgaaataaaatagttataCAAAGCAAAGTACAATTactatataatagaatattgcGATCAACCAATAGCTCCCACCCCTTATACTATaacattttgataaaattacagATATAATACAGCGTCCGTCGACAATATGCTAATActatttaatacattaatgACGCAATTAGCAAGAAGTGAACTGCTacttataaaagaaaatagatatATTGGTTGATCACGTCCACTACAAAAGCTAGGGAAACGATaaggaatttaaaaacaaaaaggaaaaagaagaaaaagaagataatgcGAAGCAGTTGAAAGCAGTCCGATTGGCACCAGTCCGATACCAGTTGGAATTTCTGGATGCCAATGATCAGCTTGTTTACCTGTAGCAGCATATTATTTCCAAGCGAAGATTTCGAATGCTCCATGCTCGGTTTCGGCATGTTGCTAGGACTCGTGCGCACTTTATTATTATGCTCGGGATGAAAATCGTCCTCATCTTGCTGATTCAACAAGATCTTCAATATTCTATGTTTATTTTCTCTCTCCGAATCGTTATTCGTATTGTCCTGACTGTCCTCACTAGCACTAGCCCCCTTGGTCAACAAGTTTCTTAGTCTACCAGACTCGGTGGACACAACACTGTTCTGAGTTTCGATAACGGTGCCGGTGGAGCCAGTTTGGCCAGCCGCGGCTGCGGCTGCGACAGCGGCTGCAACGGCCGCAGTTCCAGTGACGGAGGTCGCGTTGTTTCTCGCGTTGCTCGCCTCCATGGCAGATTGGTTGGTCGTCGAACATCCGGTCTTCCCTTCATCCTGTCTCTTGGGCGTCAATCCGGCGGCTCCGTTGGCACTAACACTACTAGTAGCGCTGTTGGTCAAGGAGGACGTCTGTGATTCCTGAAGCGGACTGAAGGGGAACGAATTACTGAAGGTGTGAGCTGCGTTGCCTGAAGTCGGGCTGAACGCGCGTAGGGGACTGCAGTGAGGCGCCACCGCCGAGTTAGAGGAGAACGTTCCCTGGGGACTCGGAGATGTCGGGGCTGGCTGGGAAGATGGTCGTGAATTTGGTGGCCCGCTCGCTCTCGATTCGGGCCTATCTGCCCACCCGCTGTTACTATCCAAGTCCCATGTGGAACTGGGGAAGAGCTCGAATTCCAAGTCCATGTTCCCCGAAAAGTGGTTGAACGGATTACTGGTACTCAGCGATGGCAGGGGGTTGCAAGACTCGGCCGCGCTAAACACTATCGAGTTTGACGATGTCGCGGCGGTACCGGTGTGCGACGACGTACCCGCCAACCCCCGACTACTGATACCACTCACTTGACCGTTTAGATGCGCCACGGACATCAGCGGGCCACCCacgttattgttattgttaccattattattattactattattcgCACAACGGTTACTAGAGTGTCCAGAGCACACTTTGTTGTTGGAAAGCTGACCACCCTCGATAGGCGTTAAGTCATTGTCCCTATCATGGACAAGAAACAAAACAACACATGTATTTGGCAGTTACCATAAAAAACACTTTTTTTTCGGTTTAGTCTAACACTAAGCATTACTATGTACTATGTAACGGTTTGCGTTGAACGCGGTGAACAGTGCTCGGCCAGGTAATATCTCTTGCGTTTACCGGTTTCAAGCTCCCGAAACAAACACGCTCAATGCGATTCAAAGAGAACCAACAGATATGCGCTTTATCCCTTCGAATGAGAAGACTGAAACGATGGATAAATCGTATTAAGCCGATAGCGATTGTTGTTAAATAGCACTCGAGCAGAGGATTTTAAGTGTGTAAAAATGATGTTCTTCGCGTCACGCGCACTGTTTACCGAGAAACCTTCAGCATCAATCGTGCTACACCTTGATACCCTAATTTAAGTTGCATAAGCGTAAGTAAGACTTGCCGCATTCTACCATGATAATCGTAAATCTTACTTTCGCTAACTACTTGCAGCCTGAACGCGTTAGGTGAGCGCAAAACTCTTTACCAACTTCCATAATCTTTCTCGATGAAACTAAACTACCAAGTAATACGATAATAAGTAAGAAATTACGAATCTTCGACTTTCcaatctctttctttctttcaatttcatattctACGCTCTCttcgtcgaataaaattaataaaattctttcgttgtttctttttaataatttaaatagaattttctcaACCGAAGAAGCAATAAGTTCAACTAATCGCGAATGTCTTGCAATCACCGTTTACCCCGACAAATATAAAACGTCACGAAATTCGTAAATCGAGAATGAAATGGCAAGGATCGTGTGAGAAGTTGTTTAAACTTTCAATTGCACAATCTCAGCAATAAACGTTGTACCGTATCACTTCTAACCTTTGCCATTCCCGCTCCGATGACAATATATGAAGAATGTGATTGTGTGGAGACGAACATTGCGAAGAAGAGTGATTCGTGAGTGATGAGATAACGATTAAGACCAGCGTGTGTGATACATAGTAGTTGTTAGCAAACGAAGTGTTAGAAAGCGATATATAAAAGCGATAAACGAAATCGTAATCGTAAAACGTCACAATGGGAGAGGggaataaattgttttcaatttcaaGAGTGGCCAGATCTCCAACACCGAGAAAAAATACCCCGTGTATTGCGAAACATGCAAGACTCTCATAAAAacctaaaaaaaaagatcactACCGAAAAGTCTGTAGAAAACTTTTGGAAAAAAAAGctataataaatttcgaattgAAACGAATCGCGTTATTTTGTGGGAATACGTGCTAACAAATTCCGTTTAATTTCTgtacttctttttcttatccgtctttttttttctgacTCTTTTGCCTTCGAATTAGCCCGAGAATGTTATTGAAGCAATAGCCATAAGATAAACACGGAGAAGTTAGgcaaatagaatatattagcGGAAACCTAACGCAGCGGGAAATTCATAGGTAGAATATGCCGTGTAGATATAGTCACCCTTGCCTCTGTATTCCAATAGAACAGTAGTAAAGCGATATGAGGGACTAGTAAGTTAACTTAATTATCCAGCAGAACGTCGATTACTGAAAAGTTTTAACCCGTCTAATTATACGACGATTAAACAAACAAtcgattaatagaaaataggCTGATCgtacaattatttatcgttattttttgCTGGTCGTATTTGAATTATTCGTGACctcgtaatttgtaataatcgAGATTCTACTGGTTTATTCTCGGTATCTTCTCGTAATCCTATATGTTTGATAATTGTACAACTACTCTTAATTCGATACCACTGAATACCATAGCATTCCAACTTACAAGATTGAATTTAGTTCTGTTCAAGTAATAAAAACAATCTGTACGCATTTTAACTCCATTTTCCAGATGCTTTGGATTTTAGGTTTTCATACTTTGGTAGTCAATGTACATAATAAGACATTCAACCTCAGATTAATCgttatctaaaatattcatttcacggagatttaatgaaacgtgacattttagaaaagaaatttagaaCCGTTTACGAAAGTAATACATTTGTAAGATAGAACGTTTATGAAGACAATGACTAATTCGATTCTACCAATCCGAAAACTACTAATCTGAGAAAATTAGTCTTGAAGATATATCGCGCCTATGTTTTACGACTAAAACGTATGTCACACATAAGAAGGGAATACGTGTGAGACCGTTCAACTTACCCAATGATGGTATTGGTGGCCATAATGAAGTCGGCAACAAGTGTGTTCATCACATTTGCTTTGAAAAGCTTTGACTTTGTTTGAATATTAAGGAACTTATCAGGACTAACGCGTAGTCGGTACACGCCACTGGTACTCTCACCGACTTGAAGCGTATCGTTCAAATGTGCAGTTAGCTTACTGAGATCATGAGGGTGGCACAGGTCCTTTATCGTCGTGCCAATTAACTCCTGCAATAAAacgttacaaataattataatcaatGTACTACTTTACAAACGAGGTAGGAAATTTATTAACGTTAATACCACGAATCTTAGAAGATTGTCATACTttcaaaaaattgcaaatgaatAACAACAACTCCAAAGAGAAACAAACTTCATTAGAAGACTTCAACTACATTAAATAACTATAAAATCGTTTCTTCGTAAGCGTGAAGAATAACGTAGACATGATGTCTAgcatttaaaagaaatagcCAGTTCCAAAGCAAATATATCAGAAATTTTTGGCATGCTCTTTACCTTGCTTAGGTACTCAGAGTAAGGAGACGATAACCAGATAACATCAACCGCGATAATCTTCCCCGTAGTGTCCAACTTAACGGTGAACTGTTCGATGGGCGTACCAATGGGCTTCTCGTTTGGGGGTATCCTGCGAGCCACGCACATAACGCAAGGACCGTTGTCTGAAGATTCAGACGATACGTCACCGCTCTCCAGACGATCACTATTATTTGGCAAAAGAGCTGAACAGATTTGCATAGTCTCGTATTTTGATACTCGTTGCTGCTTCTCCTCCATAGTCTCTTCTTTATCATCGGGAGGCTTCACCAAGAAGCGGCAAGTGAAGGTACGGTTCCTTTGGGGCGGCTGCTCGTTCATCCAGGCTGAATTACAAACGAAACTTGTCTTTAAATGTGACAAATCGGTTATCTCATATATCATCGTAACTcttatgaaaagaaaaaaagaacgaagagaTTCTTCAACctttgtgaaatatttgtacttgacttttatgcaaataaaaaacgtgaataatataacgataaaagtTAATCGTAATTTAAGGTTTGCcgaatacatttaaaaatgtaaattattgctTATGAAAATGACGAGAATAATGGAAATCAGCTGCACTCGTTTATGTGacaaaatttctctttaaaatttttcttttgagcgtttaattttctataaaacttgtagcatataatttaattaaagcgaCAAGaagttttgaaaaattaaaaaattgaggaTTTCGTTTGAAAGGTTGAAACATTTGTTACGATTATTTCTTTAGAATATCTTATTCGATTAAACAAGAacatgataattaaaatatatatatatatttatatagtggatattttatagatatttctGTGATTACTTTCAAAGAGCGTGGTATCAAGCAATTCAACTAGAATTCgctaaaaatatgtaatttattccaACATCAAAAAGTTCAATGCATTTGATGTAAAAAATAGCTTAAGTGTGTAAACTAACGTAAGCATCGagcgaagaaaatttcacGTGTCCTGACAGCTAGCAGGAAAAGGCAAACTTGTCGAAGTGCAACGCGCTCCGTCGATGGCATCGCATTTCTGCTGCGCTACAGAATTTCAAAGCTGTCTCCTTCCATTACACAAGATAAATCTTTCCGATGCGCCGCTACCGAAGTTCCATAACAAAGCAAGATAAACTGAAAAGTACACGTGCACACCGCCCGGTAAATAAATGCTAAAGTTACATTATCATAACTATCCCTGACGCATATGAAAAGCAAccataaataattgttttatcgtGTACTCGTCGCGTATTCGTCGAGGACGAAACACGTTCTACTCTAAAGAAAACTTAATCTCTATGTATCTTCCACTTTTggttaaaaacaaaaaaaagaaaaaaaacaaaaaaagcgaaataaaagaaaagacaagaaaaaacggaaactgaaattaaaatgaaaaaaaatgagaacgaGGTTGTATTTGAAAAACGTACTAACCTAATGGTATAGGCGACAAGCTCGGCATGAAGGTGTTGTGGTCTCCAtgatgaataatattataaatatccttGCCGAGCACATCGTCCTTCGTGTAATTTATGTACTGAGTTATGTTATCTGTTACGTACTCCACTCGTCCCTCCGTATTTACAACAAAAAGGAAGCCATCTAGCGCCTGGACAAAAATTTCAGAGCAAATTAGATTTTAACAGTAttctatgtattatatgtatattatacatatatatatatatatatatatatatatataatattgatgGTCTGAAGTGATTAATAAAGAGATACAATATTGATTAGATAAACGACTTTGTGTGAAAGTGCGATAATTTAATTGATCATTAGATTATCTTCTATTCGattcttataaaaatcaatGTTGGAGAGTTTCAAGAATTATTcatagttcttttttttttcactctataaaatatttctagaatTTAACTTCTAATCCTGTTAGAACGATTGGattattcgtataaataaGAACTCTCGTCTTGTAGACAATTTATACATCGGTAGATGATCAATAAATATGCGAAATCATAAGCGAGCgtacaataaataaagtttaaaagGTCGTCtaaagttgaaataattttctaccttctattcgaataatattcgatctaacgtgtttttcatttaatttataagttaCGTTAACAACGATTACAGTGATACGCTATCTCTAATATATCTCTATATTCcgaaaatttgattaattttaacaaagcAGATATTTATCGAAGCAGATCTTCGTTTATCTAGTTATAAATTGTCGGTAaacaggaataaaaaaaaaaaaaacatgcaGATGCTCCGGGCGTATACGTATCAATGAACTAAAGTAACAAGAACAGAATGGATTGACGAGATTCGATTTAAATTGAGTTGTACCTCGAGTAAAATAGGACCAACTTGATCGTTGGACAGTATGTTAGGATTCGAAGAAGACACTTCTCCCTGTTGTACCGCATGACTATTCGAGCCTTCCTGTTCCCTAATGTGCCGAATCtgtgaaaaataaagtaaattgtAGCAACTGTGAAATATTAACtgtattaataacatttaaatcgATAAAGTCGATAGATTATATATCATCttgaacaatatattataaaagcaTTTTCATATAGATGCATTgctgtaaaaatgtataaaaaatatatacatttagaATAATGTGAATATTCATGTTGAAtcatgttaaaaataattcttggaCGTTTTTAATTCGGAAGGCGagaacaatgaaaaataaaattagaatatttcatgaaaggtatgacaaaataataaattcaaacaaaagaACTAATTTCCTGTTATCCCAGTTGCATATGTcgcatatattaaaaatgtaaaaaattggcaaaataatgatatgaaaaaaaattccaattcattttaataaaacagtaAACTGTGCCACGAAGTTCCACGTGTCAAGATAACGAAACAGCACAACCCTGATTTCGcgttacatatgtacatagttTGCATTTCTATGCCGATTAAATCAACACTGCACTCTATAGCATCTACTAGTAATGgccgaaaaggaaaaattgtccagaaacaacgataaataattttgtaaaagatttactaaattttcattttttattttctatattgaTCTTTACATCTTAGAAATTATATAgtaaacgataaattattttattaggcAACTGCTTCGTTATCAAAAACAATCGATtattttacatgaaaataagtcgaaacAAAAGAGATATTTAAGTAAGTATAATTTCGTTGATCGTTTGACCAAAATGACCgaatatattacaaaagaCCAGAAGCTAGCGgcttatttttatcaatagctgaaatagaaagataatgaaacgacacaattatttgaaattgctGTTACTTCAAATAAACCGATACGTCATATCGTTCTGAATAACACTTATATTACAATTGACAAAACGAAATACTGTTCTAAATCGTCACTTTcttattttaagtaaaatttatttaacagaagattaagataaattttcattttgttataaaactCTACCTTTCTCggcgtatatatttattacatataataataacaaaaacgtTTTCTTCCTCGGTTATCGTTTTCTCCATTCTACAAGTAAAAACTTAATGATAATGTAACGATATTGTTGGAAGAAGaatcttttttatcaattgttaaataataacgcAAAACCGTATTACTTCATTTGACCACAGCAAGTCGCGTTGCatattgtatttcacattACATAGCACGgtgcatacatacatatcgtaatttaatgtaatgaataatttacaatgaccgcattttttattcgtcataataatattaaaaattattctttctttatatCGCAACGAACACAAAGGTAACATTGCGCAAGACATTCGGATAAAAATGCAATGGCGTTACCCAGAAAAATGAACGGGGTTTTTTTTCAACAAACTTTACACATAGAGAATggagaattttttcaaatcgaacacaagcaaaatatttattaaaatagggCAATTAAACGCGCAAAATAAACAGCAAACTTCATATTGcgttgcaattttatatttccattgCGAACGagcttttatatattaattacacaTGGCCAGATTGATTGATTTCAGGATTGATTTCCAATCGTAAAACTCGATAAATGAACTCGTAGAATATGGAAAAAGAGTAATACGATAGAAATAACTCTGCTCTTAGTATAAAAG
This Bombus pascuorum chromosome 1, iyBomPasc1.1, whole genome shotgun sequence DNA region includes the following protein-coding sequences:
- the LOC132916087 gene encoding nuclear receptor coactivator 2-like isoform X6, coding for MSIAAAENAGPSPCELQDPLWVKMSAITGSITKKRKKSDAKPQSQINKCLNEKRRRNQENLFIDELAELISATDMSSGKTDKCQILQRTVDQIRHIREQEGSNSHAVQQGEVSSSNPNILSNDQVGPILLEALDGFLFVVNTEGRVEYVTDNITQYINYTKDDVLGKDIYNIIHHGDHNTFMPSLSPIPLAWMNEQPPQRNRTFTCRFLVKPPDDKEETMEEKQQRVSKYETMQICSALLPNNSDRLESGDVSSESSDNGPCVMCVARRIPPNEKPIGTPIEQFTVKLDTTGKIIAVDVIWLSSPYSEYLSKELIGTTIKDLCHPHDLSKLTAHLNDTLQVGESTSGVYRLRVSPDKFLNIQTKSKLFKANVMNTLVADFIMATNTIIGDNDLTPIEGGQLSNNKVCSGHSSNRCANNSNNNNGNNNNNVGGPLMSVAHLNGQVSGISSRGLAGTSSHTGTAATSSNSIVFSAAESCNPLPSLSTSNPFNHFSGNMDLEFELFPSSTWDLDSNSGWADRPESRASGPPNSRPSSQPAPTSPSPQGTFSSNSAVAPHCSPLRAFSPTSGNAAHTFSNSFPFSPLQESQTSSLTNSATSSVSANGAAGLTPKRQDEGKTGCSTTNQSAMEASNARNNATSVTGTAAVAAAVAAAAAAGQTGSTGTVIETQNSVVSTESGRLRNLLTKGASASEDSQDNTNNDSERENKHRILKILLNQQDEDDFHPEHNNKVRTSPSNMPKPSMEHSKSSLGNNMLLQLLNEKNDDEDEEARIGLKKRNELLQQLLKDQDDERKVQEQQCKSQTREEDSLLRSLGFRNTTPSPSQSSDNVGHGVSTQVGQKRPGEDGDVNIAAKRPMDGSHQVSSSGTSTNATSKLWERNKMLASLLAKQPPQPTTIPPIPASVISATPQDKLLRIGLKSQQQQQQSQQSQSQPQQQQQQQQQQQQQQQQQQQQQQQQQQQQQQQPWTGGSLQSVGGNNTITTTATSARTPLQSQSRQLPRQTTNTYLTHMLSQQQRPQIGQIDSEFTGSGEYRQTSTDPSGWDNQSSDPDLSDILDQVIEFVPDEAITDSSAIANLLDAIEAPQNNALNEKMAINAIQKSLMLCETAVNPTSSTITIPGTPPAYSTALGTTPVTTSHSYQPPPIYQQQSRMRFNTQPGVRQTTAQFTQQQQLQMQQQRTKMIQQQQQQQLKQRLLQQQQQQQLLIPSNATATDQITTGIHNIDNLLNNTVAPNVSLQRSSVPDSQVSPGYGGSVQMPSGHRLAHSYSHPSTLPQHPIVNSNFNSGQQVSVAARLSPHSPAGILSFSHPQPLSPRVTQGNYGNTPRLFTVNQVRSQQQPTAQQQLQQQQRSMPSPGTPASARQSPFPAETFPPPTSPTASQFPPGPNPGAPNPSTQYRLQRTTSTPSATTQLPGNASSTSEFVRQELRAIVGARTQQQQQQRIPNNIQNNLSGQVSQDDLEALGLTFEMSSAGEAVVSDGPAKSWAIGSAGSAPSSSRTSMEEVARGDPKVNQSSLLQKLLSE
- the LOC132916087 gene encoding nuclear receptor coactivator 2-like isoform X1; amino-acid sequence: MSIAAAENAGPSPCELQDPLWVKMSAITGSITKKRKKSDAKPQSQINKCLNEKRRRNQENLFIDELAELISATDMSSGKTDKCQILQRTVDQIRHIREQEGSNSHAVQQGEVSSSNPNILSNDQVGPILLEALDGFLFVVNTEGRVEYVTDNITQYINYTKDDVLGKDIYNIIHHGDHNTFMPSLSPIPLAWMNEQPPQRNRTFTCRFLVKPPDDKEETMEEKQQRVSKYETMQICSALLPNNSDRLESGDVSSESSDNGPCVMCVARRIPPNEKPIGTPIEQFTVKLDTTGKIIAVDVIWLSSPYSEYLSKELIGTTIKDLCHPHDLSKLTAHLNDTLQVGESTSGVYRLRVSPDKFLNIQTKSKLFKANVMNTLVADFIMATNTIIGDNDLTPIEGGQLSNNKVCSGHSSNRCANNSNNNNGNNNNNVGGPLMSVAHLNGQVSGISSRGLAGTSSHTGTAATSSNSIVFSAAESCNPLPSLSTSNPFNHFSGNMDLEFELFPSSTWDLDSNSGWADRPESRASGPPNSRPSSQPAPTSPSPQGTFSSNSAVAPHCSPLRAFSPTSGNAAHTFSNSFPFSPLQESQTSSLTNSATSSVSANGAAGLTPKRQDEGKTGCSTTNQSAMEASNARNNATSVTGTAAVAAAVAAAAAAGQTGSTGTVIETQNSVVSTESGRLRNLLTKGASASEDSQDNTNNDSERENKHRILKILLNQQDEDDFHPEHNNKVRTSPSNMPKPSMEHSKSSLGNNMLLQLLNEKNDDEDEEARIGLKKRNELLQQLLKDQDDERKVQEQQCKSQTREEDSLLRSLGFRNTTPSPSQSSDNVGHGVSTQVGQKRPGEDGDVNIAAKRPMDGSHQVSSSGTSTNATSKLWERNKMLASLLAKQPPQPTTIPPIPASVISATPQDKLLRIGLKSQQQQQQSQQSQSQPQQQQQQQQQQQQQQQQQQQQQQQQQQQQQQQPWTGGSLQSVGGNNTITTTATSARTPLQSQSRQLPRQTTNTYLTHMLSQQQRPQIGQIDSEFTGSGEYRQTSTDPSGWDNQSSDPDLSDILDQVIEFVPDEAITDSSAIANLLDAIEAPQNNALNEKMAINAIQKSLMLCETAVNPTSSTITIPGTPPAYSTALGTTPVTTSHSYQPPPIYQQQSRMRFNTQPGVRQTTAQFTQQQQLQMQQQRTKMIQQQQQQQLKQRLLQQQQQQQLLIPSNATATDQITTGIHNIDNLLNNTVAPNVSLQRSSVPDSQVSPGYGGSVQMPSGHRLAHSYSHPSTLPQHPIVNSNFNSGQQVSVAARLSPHSPAGILSFSHPQPLSPRVTQGNYGNTPRLFTVNQVRSQQQPTAQQQLQQQQRSMPSPGTPASARQSPFPAETFPPPTSPTASQFPPGPNPGAPNPSTQYRLQRTTSTPSATTQLPGGVGSPRHYGGVSKEQPLLSPSHPHSGCNPATPTHNQHNVTNTQQHFSNQQHSSMIYHTTANTINTADMQNNQFCYDRTSVPLYSSGPGDTQDARSLPPGNPVNHQLGGNASSTSEFVRQELRAIVGARTQQQQQQRIPNNIQNNLSGQVSQDDLEALGLTFEMSSAGEAVVSDGPAKSWAIGSAGSAPSSSRTSMEEVARGDPKVNQSSLLQKLLSE